The region ATCAGAGCTGACGGCTTGCCCCGTCACATTCCTTCGTCACAACAGCGCGCGACGACTACCTTTCGGGCGACCGCTTCAGCGCTTCGAGACGCTGCCGTGCAGCCGCGGCATGATCGCTATTTGGGTCACGTTCGAGAAACGCGGCATACAGCCGCAACGCTTGATCGTCATTCTGGAGTGTGTCGAACGATCGCGCCGCTTCATAGAGCGCAAGCGCTTTGAAGTCGTGCTGTGCGGAGGTTGGTTTTACGCCATCGAAACCGTGGATTACTCGATAGAACGACCGCACGGCTTCGCGGTGGTTTCCGGCCGCGGCTTGCAAATGGCCGATCATGAATTGGGCCTGCATCGCTAGCGGCGACGCGGTTTGTTCGGCGGCGGCCCGATACTGCTGGAGCGCTTCGTCGCGCCGGCCCAGGCTCTCCAGCGCGATGGCGCGCTGCAGGGTTGCCTCAGTTTGATAGGGCGACGCGGCATGTTCGCGCGCCAGTCGGTCGAGGAACTTCAACGCTTCATCGTAACGTTTCAATTGCACGGCACATTGGCCGGCGCGCAGCAGCGCCAGCGCCACAAGGTCGTTCGACGACAATTTTCCTTCGAGCGCACTGCTAAAATGCGGAAAGGCCGCCGCCCATTGGCCTTGTTTGAACGAGCATTCGCCGCACATCAGTTCCGCATCGGCGACCAGCTTGCCCTCCGGGCGTTGGCTCAACAGGGAGGCGAATGTCTGTTCGGCTCGAGGAAAATCGTGTAGTTGGAAATAGGCCCAACCGAGCTTGTAGTCGATTTTTTCGGCCAAATCGGCGTTGCCGGTTCGTTCCTTCGCGGCGCGATAGCTGGCGACGGCGGCGGCGAAGTCTTTTTGTTGGTGAAATTCGTACTCGCCCAGTTCAAACAGTGCGGCACCAGCCAGCGGATGAGCGTTGTGCTCGCGCTGCAGTCGGGCGAATATTTTGCGGGCGTCATTGACGCGATTGCCTTCGAGCAGTCCCATGCCAACGGCGTACAAAGTTTCGGCCGATTGTTGCGCCGTTGGATGGCGCTCCATCCACTCGGTCCAACTTGCAATCGCTTCCGATTGCCTACCCGCCGCGGCGAGCGCTTGCGCTCGCAGCATCAGCGCTTGCGAGACATCGTTGCTCTGGGGGAACTGCTTCAAGAAGCGATCGAGCGCCGCGGCCGCTTGGTTAAAGCGGCCTGGATTTCCACCAGCCGCTTGAGCAGCCTTGAAATTTGCGATG is a window of Pirellulales bacterium DNA encoding:
- a CDS encoding tetratricopeptide repeat protein — encoded protein: MVPVLGAICAETSLVSAQQRPAASSNAAKRAYAAAAAFQNEGVVELAVEDWEEFLKRFDDDPLAANARFNLGACYFKLGKYDQAADGFAALAEKHPAFDLAETNLLNFGIANFKAAQAAGGNPGRFNQAAAALDRFLKQFPQSNDVSQALMLRAQALAAAGRQSEAIASWTEWMERHPTAQQSAETLYAVGMGLLEGNRVNDARKIFARLQREHNAHPLAGAALFELGEYEFHQQKDFAAAVASYRAAKERTGNADLAEKIDYKLGWAYFQLHDFPRAEQTFASLLSQRPEGKLVADAELMCGECSFKQGQWAAAFPHFSSALEGKLSSNDLVALALLRAGQCAVQLKRYDEALKFLDRLAREHAASPYQTEATLQRAIALESLGRRDEALQQYRAAAEQTASPLAMQAQFMIGHLQAAAGNHREAVRSFYRVIHGFDGVKPTSAQHDFKALALYEAARSFDTLQNDDQALRLYAAFLERDPNSDHAAAARQRLEALKRSPER